A region of the Vigna unguiculata cultivar IT97K-499-35 chromosome 9, ASM411807v1, whole genome shotgun sequence genome:
CAGGTTGATCCTGCGGTTGAATTAGAGGGGAACCACCAGAGTGATGCAGCTCTTCTACAGCATCGTATTTTGAATCATCATCAGTGTTCCGACTAGTAAAATCCACTGTTTCATTAGCTGCACAAGGTTCATCAGAAGCATACTCATCATAGGTTTGCAAATCATTATCTTGGCAGTCAGCCATACAAGACTCATCTTGACATACAGGGGACTCAGCAACAGAGTCCTCATCTTCCTCTCGAGTTGCAATATCATTGCTGTCACTACCTTGCCATTCATCATTATCACTGTCAATGTTTAATAGGTCATTCCTGTTCTGTTCTGCCCTCCTTCGAAGCATAAAGACATTAAAATAGTAACTCACTATTTCCTTTTTGGTTCGTGAAGGGAAAGCAATAGAAAGATAGTTCCAGAAATTCTTGTCAAGGGATGCTGGATTATTGAAAACAACCTCATGAAATAATTGTTCATCCTCAGCACTCCATTTTTCTGCCACTTGTTCTCCCATGTTAGTGAAGCCCAATTCAGTGAATTTCTCAGGCCCAAAGGTTTTTATAAGTTTATCTCTTTCTTCTGCAATATGTTGTCTAACACATCTCATGGATCCCTGATCTTCACAGTCACACTCAGTTCTTCCCTTGCCAACTTCATCGTCAATGCTAGATAATTCCATCTGAGGCAAGGGAATAACACAGGTCCCCAACAGTCTTTCCTCAGTTTCATCCCTGTCCCCAACAGTAAAGTCTGTATCTGAAACAGAAGCTGAGGCATTTGATCTATTAGTGGCCCCCAAAAAATCCCAAGCTGGAACATCAGCTTGATGATTAGCTCCAACAGATATAGGTTTGCGAGGAGAGTGTTCCAGAAGTATGGAATAAATGTCCTCATAGCGAGCCAGTGTCCTTATTGGTCGCTCTGGACTAAAATACTCTGGAAAAAGGGCAAGATGTAAAGGTGGTTCTAGATGGAGATCATCAGATGTGCTACTTGTGGCCCATGAAGAAGCAGGAATATCAATAACAGGAAAGCTTGTTTCAGAGTTCCCAGGCTCTATAGCAAATTCACCAAAACTTCCACTCTCGACCTTCTCAATACCTCCACTACTAACTTGTGTACAGCCATCCTCTACAAATTATAATGTAATCATATCAAAATGTATTCGgtgaaatctaaaataaaatctaaaaggCAATATTATGAAACACTAAACAGTCCTTCAATACTCCCATTTCCTTGTTCAAGCAGTAATACATGAACGATACTAAATTTTAAACTACCACACaataaacaagaaaacataTTGACAATACTCTCTATCCTACtagaaaatataatgaaatcaaGCAAAAAATGTGGGACAAAATTAAGAAAGTTGAATAAGTATAAACTCTGAAGTTCAAACATGTGATGTAAACTGGTTCACTAATAGAGTGGACTTGAGCTACAGTAATTATCTTAAGTTACTAA
Encoded here:
- the LOC114163072 gene encoding uncharacterized protein LOC114163072, whose product is MVQKRSFDAEEILEGSFKLPKRAGPSHELFSLSESVFPDDDYHTQLPKPSEDGCTQVSSGGIEKVESGSFGEFAIEPGNSETSFPVIDIPASSWATSSTSDDLHLEPPLHLALFPEYFSPERPIRTLARYEDIYSILLEHSPRKPISVGANHQADVPAWDFLGATNRSNASASVSDTDFTVGDRDETEERLLGTCVIPLPQMELSSIDDEVGKGRTECDCEDQGSMRCVRQHIAEERDKLIKTFGPEKFTELGFTNMGEQVAEKWSAEDEQLFHEVVFNNPASLDKNFWNYLSIAFPSRTKKEIVSYYFNVFMLRRRAEQNRNDLLNIDSDNDEWQGSDSNDIATREEDEDSVAESPVCQDESCMADCQDNDLQTYDEYASDEPCAANETVDFTSRNTDDDSKYDAVEELHHSGGSPLIQPQDQPVWQDSCDEKVKDDSCTSSDAGVASRQTKVNTENGDHWCGNYTGVSNGYSQGYVLEPCDTKVWDSGFVSCSKNKIDFLPTCNMIEEVFGDGRRQDMRRA